In one Nocardioides luteus genomic region, the following are encoded:
- a CDS encoding C39 family peptidase gives MSPDICWTGWSGAQIAPDAGVWVSPEVSPGFAFDELVASWNVVTPPGSWVEVAAQVVAESGERSGWLVLARWSSDPAFTSTSVAGQDDPVAVAADDTILGRDGRRFTTFSLRLSLHGPADGLPQASLLGAMVSADARGSQPAPGTVARGAVVGGVPAYSQQLHRDRYPHWDGGGQSWCSAASTAMIADFWGAGPTPAETAWVDYDTPDPQVPFTVREVYDESFGGAGNWAFNTAYAGSRGLVAYVTRLRSFAEAARFVEAGIPLVLAVSHQAGELTGAGYVTNGHLLVLTGFVDDGRPVVHDPASHKIASDAEVRATYDLGELDRAWARSGRIVYVIRPPHVVPPEPPAQRNW, from the coding sequence TTGAGTCCTGACATCTGCTGGACCGGCTGGTCGGGGGCGCAGATCGCGCCTGATGCCGGTGTCTGGGTGTCTCCCGAGGTCAGCCCCGGGTTTGCCTTCGACGAGCTGGTCGCCTCCTGGAACGTGGTGACGCCGCCCGGGAGCTGGGTGGAGGTCGCGGCTCAGGTGGTCGCCGAGTCGGGGGAGCGGAGCGGCTGGCTGGTGCTGGCGCGCTGGTCCTCGGACCCGGCGTTCACGTCCACCTCGGTCGCCGGTCAGGACGACCCCGTCGCGGTCGCGGCCGACGACACCATCCTGGGCCGGGACGGGCGCCGCTTCACCACGTTCTCGTTGCGGCTGAGCCTGCACGGTCCCGCCGACGGCCTGCCGCAGGCGAGCCTGCTCGGGGCGATGGTCTCGGCGGATGCCCGGGGCTCGCAGCCGGCACCGGGCACGGTGGCTCGCGGGGCGGTCGTGGGTGGCGTACCGGCCTATTCGCAGCAGCTCCACCGCGACCGCTACCCGCACTGGGACGGTGGCGGCCAGTCGTGGTGCAGCGCCGCCTCGACCGCGATGATCGCCGACTTCTGGGGTGCCGGGCCCACCCCCGCCGAGACCGCCTGGGTCGACTACGACACCCCCGATCCGCAGGTGCCGTTCACCGTGCGGGAGGTCTACGACGAGTCCTTCGGCGGCGCCGGCAACTGGGCCTTCAACACCGCCTATGCGGGCTCGCGCGGCCTGGTCGCGTACGTCACCAGGCTCCGCTCGTTCGCCGAGGCCGCCCGGTTCGTCGAGGCCGGGATCCCGCTGGTGCTGGCCGTCTCGCACCAGGCCGGCGAGCTGACCGGCGCCGGGTACGTCACCAACGGCCATCTGCTCGTGCTGACCGGCTTCGTGGACGACGGCCGCCCCGTCGTCCACGACCCTGCCTCCCACAAGATCGCGAGCGATGCGGAGGTGCGGGCGACGTACGACCTCGGCGAGCTCGACCGTGCCTGGGCCCGCTCGGGGCGGATCGTCTACGTCATCCGGCCGCCGCACGTGGTGCCGCCGGAACCGCCGGCTCAGCGCAACTGGTGA
- a CDS encoding DUF3107 domain-containing protein, translating to MEVKIGVQQAARELVVETEESSESVEKLIADALGGGAVLALTDSKGRKVIVPTEKLAYVEIGPAKVGKVGFAG from the coding sequence GTGGAGGTCAAGATCGGCGTCCAGCAGGCCGCCCGTGAGCTCGTCGTGGAGACCGAGGAGTCCAGCGAATCGGTGGAGAAGCTCATCGCCGACGCCCTCGGCGGCGGCGCTGTGCTCGCTTTGACCGACAGCAAGGGCCGCAAGGTCATCGTCCCGACCGAGAAGCTCGCCTACGTCGAGATCGGCCCGGCCAAGGTCGGCAAGGTCGGTTTCGCCGGCTGA
- a CDS encoding TetR/AcrR family transcriptional regulator: MTTHQSELDPTRPRGARLPRTERRAQLLESALEVFVAYGFHAAAMDDIAERAGVSKPVLYQHFPGKLDLYLALLEKSASEIIDRCREALASTDENKERVARTVEVFYDYVASESGAFRLVFESDLTNDPAVREQVDRVTNECAEVIAEVIAEDTGFAATASHLLAVGLVGQIQVSARYWLHNNGDLSQADAARLVAGLAWRGIGGYPKTD, from the coding sequence GTGACCACGCACCAATCCGAGCTCGACCCCACTCGACCGCGAGGGGCGCGACTGCCCCGAACGGAGCGACGAGCCCAGCTTCTCGAGTCCGCTCTCGAGGTCTTCGTCGCCTACGGTTTCCACGCTGCCGCGATGGACGACATCGCGGAGCGGGCCGGGGTCTCGAAGCCCGTTCTCTATCAGCACTTCCCCGGCAAGCTCGACCTCTATCTCGCCCTGCTGGAGAAGTCCGCCAGCGAGATCATCGATCGCTGCCGGGAAGCCCTGGCGTCGACCGACGAGAACAAGGAGCGCGTGGCCCGCACCGTCGAGGTCTTCTACGACTACGTGGCCTCCGAGTCCGGTGCCTTCCGGCTCGTCTTCGAGTCCGACCTGACCAACGACCCCGCCGTGCGCGAGCAGGTCGACCGGGTCACCAACGAGTGTGCCGAGGTCATCGCCGAGGTCATCGCCGAGGACACCGGCTTCGCCGCCACCGCCTCCCACCTGCTCGCCGTGGGCCTCGTCGGCCAGATCCAGGTCAGCGCACGCTACTGGCTCCACAACAACGGCGATCTCTCCCAGGCCGACGCGGCGCGGCTCGTCGCCGGCCTCGCCTGGCGCGGCATCGGCGGCTACCCCAAGACGGATTGA
- the moeZ gene encoding adenylyltransferase/sulfurtransferase MoeZ gives MSLAPLVEPADELTIDEVRRYSRHLIIPDVGMDGQKRLKNAKVLVIGAGGLGSPALLYLAAAGVGTLGIVEFDEVDESNLQRQIIHKQSTVGQPKADSAAAAIREVNPYVNIVLHDVRLDNDNVREIFTGYDLIVDGTDNFATRYMVNDAAYFLGIPYVWGSIYRFDGQASVFAPTLTDDAPCYRCLYPEPPPPGMVPSCAEGGVLGVLCASIGSIQVNEAIKMLTGIGEPLVGKLMIYDALEMEYRKLKVRKDPNCALCGENPTVTDLIDYDAFCGALSTEAADAAAGSTISVTQLAEMIKERQEGSRDFVLVDVREPNEYEINKIPGAVLIPKGEFLNGNAIPQVAELTSDGAKPLVFHCKSGVRSAEVLAIAKGAGYSDAVHVGGGVVAWVNQIDPSQPSY, from the coding sequence GTGTCCCTAGCCCCGCTCGTGGAGCCCGCTGACGAGCTGACGATCGACGAGGTGCGCCGCTACAGCCGCCACCTCATCATCCCCGATGTCGGCATGGACGGGCAGAAGCGCCTGAAGAACGCCAAGGTGCTGGTCATCGGCGCCGGCGGTCTCGGCTCGCCCGCCCTGCTCTACCTGGCCGCGGCCGGCGTCGGCACGCTCGGCATCGTCGAGTTCGACGAGGTCGACGAGTCCAACCTGCAGCGCCAGATCATCCACAAGCAGTCGACCGTGGGTCAGCCGAAGGCCGACTCGGCCGCGGCTGCGATCCGGGAGGTCAACCCGTACGTCAACATCGTGCTGCACGACGTGCGGCTCGACAACGACAACGTGCGCGAGATCTTCACCGGCTACGACCTCATCGTCGACGGCACCGACAACTTCGCGACCCGCTACATGGTCAACGACGCGGCCTACTTCCTGGGCATCCCGTACGTCTGGGGCTCGATCTACCGCTTCGACGGCCAGGCCTCGGTGTTCGCGCCGACGCTGACCGACGACGCGCCCTGCTACCGCTGCCTCTACCCGGAGCCCCCGCCCCCGGGCATGGTCCCCTCCTGCGCCGAGGGCGGCGTGCTGGGCGTGCTCTGCGCCTCGATCGGCTCGATCCAGGTCAACGAGGCCATCAAGATGCTGACCGGCATCGGTGAGCCGCTCGTCGGCAAGCTGATGATCTACGACGCACTCGAGATGGAGTACCGCAAGCTGAAGGTCCGCAAGGACCCCAACTGCGCGCTGTGCGGCGAGAACCCGACGGTCACCGACCTGATCGACTACGACGCCTTCTGCGGTGCCCTCTCGACCGAGGCCGCCGACGCCGCGGCGGGCTCGACCATCTCGGTCACCCAGCTCGCCGAGATGATCAAGGAGCGCCAGGAGGGCAGCCGCGACTTCGTCCTCGTCGACGTGCGCGAGCCCAACGAGTACGAGATCAACAAGATCCCGGGCGCCGTCCTGATCCCCAAGGGCGAGTTCCTCAACGGCAACGCGATCCCGCAGGTCGCCGAGCTCACCTCAGATGGTGCCAAGCCGCTCGTGTTCCACTGCAAGAGCGGCGTACGCAGCGCCGAGGTGCTGGCGATCGCCAAGGGCGCGGGTTACTCGGACGCGGTCCACGTCGGCGGCGGCGTGGTGGCGTGGGTCAACCAGATCGACCCGTCGCAGCCTTCGTACTGA